One Candidatus Flexicrinis proximus DNA window includes the following coding sequences:
- the rpmD gene encoding 50S ribosomal protein L30, which translates to MASQKVLKITLVKSPIGYKKVQRVTAETLGLRKLNSTVTHNDTPQIRGMIASIVHLLSVQETEQEG; encoded by the coding sequence ATGGCTTCGCAAAAGGTTTTGAAAATCACGCTGGTCAAGAGCCCCATCGGCTACAAGAAAGTCCAGCGTGTTACGGCGGAGACCCTTGGGCTGCGTAAGCTCAACTCGACCGTCACCCATAATGATACGCCGCAGATTCGGGGGATGATCGCTTCGATCGTCCACCTCCTCAGCGTGCAAGAGACTGAGCAGGAAGGCTAG
- a CDS encoding ATP-binding protein — protein sequence MQYERLVTWAESVWRDRWPEVPSVAIWASSECSNMIAQNLIKPGRRLRGKARYLGVEKIDCPVVTPISDYGAWGRRMVLTAAAGAFMFRFEVADGSTFDVLYVSSFFDDEVQDLTAVALVPPDRLETWAQFEGFCARAVRPRIQRRRDVYIIGGMDASFDPKVSWSDVILPEDLKSQLMDDVEAFFGEGVDIYRKLKLVPFRKLLLAGVPGTGKTMLCAALAKHAIDRGRVVVYVSGTDRDGATFEKIQRAFQAVAAARFPTLLIVEEIDAYLRGDDKARILNVMDGVESPNNPKGSLLLATTNYPEAIDERITKRPGRVDRIYVIPTIQDSYQAEQMLRHYMADQWQDSHARLADRLVGQPGAFVREAALAARMFAARERQIFITLDMLERSVESLLTQITADRDFLTQRRPIGLDSRGRKSTGLLGSRRWSDKD from the coding sequence ATGCAGTATGAACGTCTGGTCACCTGGGCGGAGTCGGTTTGGCGTGATCGCTGGCCGGAGGTGCCGTCTGTCGCCATTTGGGCCTCGTCTGAATGCAGCAATATGATAGCACAAAACCTCATCAAGCCCGGCCGCCGCTTACGGGGAAAAGCGCGCTATCTGGGCGTCGAGAAGATCGACTGTCCGGTCGTCACTCCCATCAGCGACTACGGTGCCTGGGGACGCCGCATGGTACTCACCGCTGCTGCCGGGGCCTTCATGTTCCGTTTTGAAGTCGCCGATGGGTCCACCTTCGACGTTTTATACGTAAGTTCATTTTTCGACGATGAAGTTCAGGATTTGACCGCCGTAGCCCTCGTCCCGCCGGACCGCCTCGAAACCTGGGCGCAGTTCGAAGGCTTCTGCGCGCGTGCAGTGCGTCCCCGCATCCAGCGCCGCCGCGACGTCTACATCATTGGTGGCATGGACGCCTCCTTTGATCCCAAAGTGAGTTGGTCCGATGTCATCTTGCCCGAAGATCTCAAATCCCAGCTCATGGACGACGTCGAAGCCTTTTTTGGCGAAGGCGTCGACATCTACCGCAAACTAAAGCTCGTGCCCTTCCGCAAGCTTTTACTGGCAGGCGTCCCGGGAACTGGCAAGACCATGTTGTGCGCGGCGCTCGCCAAGCATGCTATCGACCGGGGTAGGGTGGTTGTCTATGTCAGTGGCACCGACCGCGACGGCGCGACCTTCGAGAAGATTCAGCGTGCGTTTCAGGCCGTCGCCGCTGCCCGTTTCCCAACCCTGCTCATCGTCGAGGAAATTGACGCCTATTTGCGCGGTGACGACAAAGCCCGCATCCTGAACGTGATGGATGGCGTCGAGTCGCCCAATAATCCCAAAGGCTCGCTGCTCCTCGCCACCACCAATTACCCCGAAGCCATCGACGAGCGGATCACCAAGCGCCCCGGCCGAGTCGACCGCATTTATGTCATCCCAACCATTCAGGACTCGTATCAGGCGGAGCAGATGCTCCGTCACTACATGGCCGACCAGTGGCAGGACTCCCATGCGCGGCTTGCAGACCGCCTTGTCGGGCAGCCCGGCGCCTTTGTCCGCGAGGCCGCCCTCGCGGCACGTATGTTCGCTGCCCGTGAACGCCAGATATTCATCACGCTCGACATGCTCGAACGTTCCGTCGAGTCGCTCCTCACGCAGATCACCGCCGACCGCGACTTTCTGACCCAGCGCCGGCCAATTGGTCTCGACTCGCGCGGTCGCAAATCAACCGGTCTGCTCGGCTCGCGCCGCTGGTCCGACAAGGACTAA
- the rpsH gene encoding 30S ribosomal protein S8, protein MVNDPIADMLTRLRNALMAGKPSVSVPVSKIKLEIARILHEEGFVEGYTVGEEKPVGLIHIELKYYGPRRSRRPVITNMTRVSKPGRRVYRGSRDLPRVLSGTGIAILTTPRGVMTAAQARRERLGGEVICYVW, encoded by the coding sequence ATGGTTAATGATCCAATTGCCGACATGCTGACGCGGCTCAGAAACGCGCTGATGGCCGGCAAACCGTCCGTCTCAGTTCCCGTGAGCAAGATCAAGTTGGAAATTGCGCGGATCCTGCATGAAGAGGGTTTTGTCGAGGGCTACACCGTTGGTGAAGAGAAGCCCGTCGGCCTCATCCATATCGAATTGAAGTACTACGGCCCGCGCCGCTCGCGCCGCCCGGTCATCACCAACATGACCCGCGTGAGCAAGCCCGGACGCCGCGTCTATCGCGGCAGCCGTGATCTGCCCCGCGTCCTCAGCGGTACTGGCATCGCCATCCTGACCACCCCTCGTGGTGTCATGACGGCAGCCCAGGCCCGCCGGGAACGCCTCGGCGGCGAAGTCATCTGCTACGTGTGGTAA
- the treS gene encoding maltose alpha-D-glucosyltransferase encodes MSWTHNAVYYELYPRAFADGDGDGHGDFEGLRQRLDHLQWLGIDCIWVTPIYPSPLKDDGYDISGFYGVGAKFGQLEDLKMTVDEVHRRGMKIILDLVVNHTSDQHPWFKESRRSKDSPMRDWYVWSDTDQKYKDTRIIFLDTEPSNWTLDETTGEYYWHRFFRSQPDLNFDNPAVRAEMLKIIGFWMDLGIDGFRVDAVPYLIEREGTNCENLPETHEVLAEWRRFVDTNYPGAVFLAEANQWPKDLLPYFGTPEAPEFTTCFHFPVMPRLYMALARADRTCVVDILADTPPLPEGCQWATFLRNHDELTLEMVTPEERQFMWDFFAPEPRMRLNLGIRRRLAPLMGNDRRKIELLYSLLFTLPGTPVLYYGDEIGMGDNIWLEDRNGVRTPMQWTAGKNAGFSTADATYAPVINDPEYGYAKVNVETQRSDPHSLLHTIRTLIATRKQLPILASGALEWMSEVDVRGLCFTRGEGGGRVVALHNLSDQPLTVVLPAGEYRDLLHGGETVSGEVTLPPYGYRWLA; translated from the coding sequence ATGTCCTGGACCCATAATGCGGTGTATTACGAGCTGTATCCGCGGGCATTCGCCGATGGAGACGGGGATGGTCACGGCGACTTCGAGGGCCTGCGGCAGCGGCTTGACCATCTTCAGTGGCTGGGAATCGACTGCATTTGGGTAACGCCGATCTATCCGTCTCCGCTAAAAGACGACGGTTACGACATCTCGGGTTTTTACGGGGTAGGTGCGAAGTTCGGGCAGCTTGAAGACCTCAAAATGACGGTGGACGAGGTTCACCGGCGCGGCATGAAGATCATCCTCGATCTGGTTGTGAACCATACATCCGACCAGCATCCATGGTTCAAGGAGTCGCGGCGGAGCAAGGATTCACCGATGCGCGACTGGTACGTATGGAGCGATACGGACCAGAAATACAAAGACACGCGGATTATCTTCCTGGACACCGAGCCGTCGAACTGGACGCTGGACGAGACGACCGGAGAGTATTACTGGCACCGCTTTTTCCGCAGCCAGCCGGACCTGAATTTCGACAATCCTGCGGTGCGCGCGGAGATGCTCAAGATTATCGGGTTCTGGATGGATCTGGGGATCGACGGTTTCAGGGTGGATGCCGTGCCGTACCTGATCGAGCGTGAAGGCACCAACTGCGAGAACCTACCCGAGACGCATGAAGTGCTGGCGGAGTGGCGGCGATTTGTCGACACCAACTACCCCGGAGCGGTATTTCTGGCCGAGGCGAACCAGTGGCCGAAAGACCTGCTGCCATACTTCGGGACGCCGGAGGCGCCGGAATTCACTACGTGTTTCCATTTCCCGGTGATGCCGCGGCTGTACATGGCGTTAGCGCGGGCAGACCGGACGTGCGTGGTGGATATTCTGGCCGACACGCCGCCGCTGCCTGAGGGCTGCCAATGGGCGACCTTTCTGCGGAACCACGACGAGCTGACGCTGGAGATGGTTACACCGGAAGAACGCCAGTTTATGTGGGATTTTTTCGCACCCGAGCCCCGGATGCGGTTGAACCTGGGGATCAGACGGCGGCTGGCTCCGCTGATGGGAAACGACCGGCGCAAGATCGAACTGCTGTATTCGCTGCTGTTCACGCTGCCGGGTACGCCGGTGCTGTATTACGGCGACGAAATCGGGATGGGCGACAATATCTGGTTGGAAGACCGGAACGGCGTGCGGACTCCGATGCAGTGGACGGCCGGAAAGAATGCCGGATTCTCGACGGCGGATGCGACGTATGCACCTGTAATCAACGATCCTGAATATGGCTATGCGAAGGTTAACGTCGAGACTCAGCGGTCCGATCCCCATTCGCTGCTGCACACGATACGGACGCTAATTGCAACGCGAAAGCAGCTGCCAATCCTCGCGTCAGGCGCGCTGGAATGGATGAGCGAGGTTGATGTGCGCGGGCTGTGCTTTACACGAGGCGAAGGCGGCGGGCGCGTGGTTGCGCTGCACAACCTGAGCGACCAACCGCTGACGGTCGTACTGCCGGCCGGCGAGTACCGCGATTTGCTACACGGCGGCGAGACCGTCAGCGGAGAAGTTACGCTTCCGCCTTATGGGTATCGCTGGCTGGCGTGA
- a CDS encoding nucleoside monophosphate kinase, whose product MSDIFLLIMGVQGSGKGTQANFITDTHKIPHVSTGDLFRAMRTRTDPLANRIRETLAAGLLVDDATTNEVLKDKLDSLAAAGQRGALLDGYPRNQEQAEFLTAYLAGRGQKVNAVLLLELDLYNAFKRSFGRVTASDGRAFNIYSNHAGVAWDFEKDPARRFPPRLVAKIESSGEELIRREDDANAFGVIQRIEKFLSETQPVLPYYEQLGILRKVDADQPIEAVKAQLFAAIEASK is encoded by the coding sequence ATGAGCGACATCTTCCTGCTCATCATGGGCGTACAGGGCAGCGGTAAAGGTACGCAGGCGAACTTTATCACCGACACCCACAAGATCCCGCACGTCTCCACCGGTGACCTGTTCCGCGCCATGCGGACACGCACCGACCCTCTCGCCAATCGTATCCGCGAGACTCTCGCCGCCGGCCTGCTGGTCGACGACGCCACCACCAACGAAGTGCTGAAGGACAAGCTTGACAGCCTCGCCGCCGCCGGTCAGCGCGGTGCGCTCCTGGACGGCTATCCGCGCAATCAGGAGCAGGCTGAATTCCTGACCGCCTATCTCGCCGGCCGCGGCCAGAAGGTCAATGCCGTCCTGCTCCTGGAGCTGGACCTCTATAATGCCTTCAAACGCAGCTTCGGCCGTGTAACCGCCTCCGATGGCCGCGCTTTTAATATCTATAGCAATCACGCCGGCGTCGCCTGGGACTTCGAGAAAGACCCCGCTCGGCGTTTTCCTCCGCGCCTGGTCGCGAAGATCGAGTCCAGCGGCGAAGAACTCATCCGCCGCGAAGACGACGCCAATGCGTTCGGTGTCATCCAGCGCATCGAGAAATTCCTCAGCGAAACACAGCCCGTCTTGCCCTATTACGAGCAGCTCGGCATCCTCCGCAAGGTCGACGCTGATCAGCCTATCGAAGCCGTAAAAGCCCAGCTCTTCGCTGCCATCGAGGCCTCGAAATGA
- the secY gene encoding preprotein translocase subunit SecY has product MLQAFRNIWRLPDVRNKLLITGLILLVYQFAAHVPVVGVNGAALQQLLTPGATGAGLINVLNLLSGGAVRNFSVIANGVYPYITASIILQLLIPIIPRLAELQKEPGGRDTITRYTYYLAIPMGLLQAFGQIQIFNALTGTPIIPGFGSNFLLTVSVLFSMTAGTMFAVWLGELITEQGIGNGISLIIFSGIVAQAPTNLAQLMSDTAISPLWNIGLFVVITVVSIVVIIFIQEGERRIPVQYGKRVRGSKQYGGARTFIPMKVNPVGMIPLIFAQAIVTLPAVVVSFFPEGPFGNSLRSTFGNQQGLLYWGFFFSLTVFFTFFYADVMIGNQDLASNLQRNGGFIPGTRPGKPTQDFITRVTRRISLVGAVFLGVIAIMPGVVDLLNSVLFSGAYSAGTSANAASVLTGSGLIILVGVVIETMRQLEAQLVMRNYRGFMK; this is encoded by the coding sequence ATGCTGCAAGCGTTTCGTAATATCTGGCGTTTGCCGGATGTCCGCAACAAACTGCTCATTACCGGCTTAATCCTGCTGGTGTATCAGTTTGCGGCGCATGTACCGGTCGTCGGCGTCAACGGTGCGGCGCTCCAACAGCTCCTCACTCCCGGCGCGACGGGCGCTGGCCTGATCAACGTACTTAACCTCCTCTCGGGCGGTGCGGTCCGTAACTTCAGCGTCATCGCTAACGGTGTATATCCATACATCACCGCCTCGATCATCCTGCAACTGCTCATCCCGATCATCCCGCGCCTCGCTGAACTCCAGAAGGAGCCGGGCGGTCGCGATACGATCACGCGCTACACCTACTATCTGGCGATCCCGATGGGCTTGCTGCAAGCTTTCGGCCAGATCCAGATCTTCAATGCCCTCACCGGCACGCCGATCATCCCCGGCTTTGGCAGCAATTTCCTGCTGACCGTTTCGGTTCTCTTCTCGATGACCGCCGGTACCATGTTTGCCGTCTGGCTAGGCGAGTTAATTACGGAACAGGGCATCGGCAACGGTATCTCCCTGATCATCTTCAGCGGTATCGTGGCCCAGGCCCCGACTAACCTCGCGCAGTTGATGTCCGATACAGCCATCTCGCCGCTCTGGAATATCGGCTTGTTCGTGGTCATCACGGTCGTCAGCATTGTCGTGATCATCTTTATTCAGGAAGGTGAGCGCCGTATCCCGGTGCAGTACGGCAAGCGCGTGCGCGGAAGCAAACAGTATGGCGGCGCCCGTACCTTCATCCCGATGAAGGTCAACCCCGTCGGTATGATTCCGCTCATCTTCGCGCAGGCTATCGTGACTCTCCCGGCTGTTGTCGTCAGCTTCTTCCCGGAAGGCCCTTTCGGCAACTCCCTTCGCTCGACCTTTGGCAATCAGCAAGGGCTGCTGTACTGGGGGTTCTTCTTCTCCCTGACGGTCTTCTTCACCTTCTTCTATGCGGACGTAATGATCGGTAATCAGGACCTTGCCAGTAACCTTCAGCGCAACGGCGGATTCATCCCCGGCACGCGACCTGGTAAGCCAACCCAGGACTTCATTACCCGTGTCACCCGTCGTATTTCACTGGTCGGCGCCGTGTTCCTGGGCGTCATCGCGATTATGCCGGGCGTGGTCGACCTCCTGAACTCCGTCTTGTTCAGTGGCGCTTACTCGGCTGGAACGTCAGCCAATGCGGCCAGTGTCCTCACCGGCTCCGGCCTCATCATCTTGGTCGGCGTCGTCATCGAGACCATGCGCCAGCTGGAAGCCCAGTTGGTCATGCGTAACTACCGCGGATTCATGAAGTAG
- a CDS encoding 50S ribosomal protein L18: MSEKINKLKRAQRERRHTRVRARVEGSGARPRLNVFRSLSNIYAQVIDDVAGTTLVSASTIDNEVQAQINGKNKTDAAKVVGKVVAERAKQAGITTVVFDRGGYRYHGRVAALAEGAREAGLEF, from the coding sequence ATGTCTGAAAAGATCAACAAGCTCAAGCGCGCACAGCGTGAGCGCCGTCATACCCGCGTTCGCGCCCGCGTCGAGGGGTCTGGGGCTCGCCCGCGCCTGAACGTATTCCGTAGCCTGTCGAATATCTATGCACAGGTCATCGACGACGTGGCTGGCACAACCTTGGTTTCCGCTTCGACCATCGACAACGAGGTCCAGGCTCAAATCAACGGCAAAAACAAGACTGATGCCGCCAAAGTGGTCGGCAAGGTCGTCGCAGAACGCGCCAAACAAGCGGGCATCACTACGGTGGTGTTTGATCGCGGCGGTTATCGGTATCATGGTCGTGTCGCGGCGCTTGCTGAAGGCGCACGTGAAGCTGGCCTCGAATTCTAG
- the rplF gene encoding 50S ribosomal protein L6: MSRIGKKPIAIPAKVDFKVDGQVVTVKGPRGQLTHTIPETMSVEKGENGEFNVVRANDERQNRALHGLTRALIANMVSGVSTGFRKTLIIEGTGYTAEMRNGKLIMKLGYSHEIPVPAPAGITFDVPSDRKGTLLHIEGFDKQLVGQVAADIRKLRPPEPYKGKGVRYSDEVIRRKAGKAGKTGKK, translated from the coding sequence ATGTCGCGTATTGGAAAGAAACCGATCGCCATCCCCGCCAAGGTTGACTTCAAGGTCGATGGGCAGGTGGTCACGGTCAAAGGCCCAAGAGGGCAGCTCACTCACACCATTCCCGAAACGATGAGTGTCGAGAAGGGTGAGAATGGCGAGTTCAATGTTGTCCGCGCCAACGACGAGCGTCAGAACCGTGCCCTGCATGGCCTGACCCGCGCGCTGATTGCGAACATGGTCTCCGGCGTTTCGACCGGTTTCCGCAAGACCCTCATCATCGAGGGTACCGGCTATACCGCCGAAATGCGTAATGGCAAGCTCATCATGAAACTGGGGTACTCGCACGAAATCCCGGTTCCTGCGCCTGCCGGTATTACTTTCGATGTCCCGTCTGACCGCAAGGGGACGCTGCTCCACATCGAAGGCTTTGATAAGCAGTTGGTCGGCCAGGTAGCTGCCGACATCCGCAAGCTCCGCCCTCCCGAGCCCTATAAAGGCAAGGGTGTGCGTTACTCGGATGAAGTCATTCGTCGCAAGGCCGGTAAAGCTGGCAAGACCGGCAAGAAGTAA
- a CDS encoding site-specific integrase, translating into MSNQRQLPLFQQRPSSSEEITRATPFNATWELFAEHLSVEGKSDHTVVAFTSDLDLFGQFHGKGVAIGDIKTEDLDGFMHWLEYGRDVPCSRKSYARRVTTLKVYFKWLHDLGALKSDPAKAILQRSGPAPLSDVLTPAQTEACLHASRTFTFRRGYIPDTRPEMLLRLLLETGIKKNEAMALTPANLITDDPQALMIEVRFKVRNVFKERKIPVARDWLPLYEVYMSQYAPSQVIFDCTARNLEYVLAHIGEKVALPFKLSFEICRWTSALNDLRSGMGEDTIRQKLGLSDISWYETGQKLRELRKRLEEGR; encoded by the coding sequence ATGTCGAACCAACGCCAACTACCCCTCTTTCAACAACGCCCGTCTTCGTCCGAAGAAATCACGCGGGCGACCCCGTTTAACGCGACGTGGGAGCTTTTCGCGGAACACCTGTCTGTGGAAGGCAAGTCGGACCACACGGTGGTGGCGTTCACGTCCGACCTCGACCTGTTCGGGCAATTTCACGGCAAAGGCGTGGCGATCGGGGACATCAAGACTGAAGACCTCGACGGTTTTATGCACTGGCTGGAATACGGACGCGACGTGCCTTGCAGCCGAAAGAGCTACGCGCGGCGGGTGACGACGCTCAAAGTGTACTTCAAGTGGCTGCATGACCTGGGCGCGCTGAAATCCGACCCAGCCAAGGCGATCCTGCAACGCAGCGGCCCTGCCCCACTCTCGGACGTGCTGACGCCGGCGCAGACCGAAGCGTGCCTGCATGCCTCGCGGACATTCACCTTCCGGCGGGGATATATACCCGACACGCGCCCCGAAATGCTGCTGCGGCTGCTGCTGGAGACCGGGATCAAGAAGAACGAGGCGATGGCGCTGACGCCGGCCAACCTGATCACCGATGACCCGCAAGCGCTGATGATCGAGGTACGGTTCAAGGTGCGGAACGTCTTCAAGGAACGCAAAATCCCGGTGGCGCGCGATTGGCTGCCGCTGTACGAAGTCTATATGAGCCAGTACGCGCCATCACAGGTTATTTTCGACTGCACGGCGCGCAATCTGGAATACGTGCTGGCGCATATCGGCGAAAAGGTCGCGCTCCCTTTCAAGCTCTCGTTCGAAATCTGCCGTTGGACAAGCGCACTGAACGACCTGCGCTCAGGGATGGGTGAAGACACTATCCGTCAGAAGCTGGGGCTGAGCGATATCAGCTGGTACGAAACCGGCCAGAAGCTGCGCGAACTGCGTAAGCGCCTGGAAGAAGGAAGATAG
- the rpsE gene encoding 30S ribosomal protein S5 yields the protein MAEKRERRERRERDEEREELDERVVDITRVAKVIKGGRRFAFRTVVIVGDNKGRIGIGVGKSRAVPDSIRKGSDRARRRMAKVSLSGSTIPHEATGTWGGAKVLIKPAAPGTGVIAGGGVRAVLEAVGVHDVLTKSQGSPNLLNVAMATIQALKQLRSAEELAAMRGKPVDQMRPFWERAARRIASTAPIEEGK from the coding sequence ATGGCTGAGAAGCGCGAGAGACGCGAACGCCGCGAGCGTGACGAAGAACGCGAAGAATTAGATGAGCGCGTAGTTGATATTACGCGCGTCGCCAAGGTCATCAAAGGGGGTCGCCGCTTTGCATTCCGCACGGTGGTGATCGTCGGTGACAACAAGGGTCGCATCGGCATCGGTGTCGGCAAGAGCCGCGCTGTTCCCGATAGCATCCGCAAGGGCTCCGATCGTGCCCGTCGCCGTATGGCCAAGGTTTCTTTGAGCGGCAGCACCATCCCGCACGAAGCCACCGGCACCTGGGGCGGCGCTAAAGTCCTCATTAAGCCGGCAGCTCCCGGTACCGGTGTTATCGCCGGCGGTGGCGTCCGTGCAGTGTTGGAGGCCGTTGGCGTTCATGACGTGTTGACCAAGTCCCAGGGCAGCCCGAACCTACTCAATGTGGCTATGGCGACCATCCAGGCGCTCAAGCAGCTCCGCAGCGCGGAAGAACTCGCCGCGATGCGTGGCAAGCCCGTCGATCAGATGCGCCCCTTCTGGGAACGCGCCGCGCGCCGCATCGCTTCGACCGCTCCGATTGAGGAAGGTAAGTAA
- a CDS encoding histone deacetylase encodes MTTAYVTHPLYIDHDFPGHPEHAGRIKAVWRELESSGITPRLLKLTPDEISDAQVLSVHTEGYLNILNMLPIQERTIMLDPDTYALPETGEIARLSAGGVVLAVDAVMTGQAQNAMACVRPPGHHALVERGMGFCILGNVPIAVKHAQKKYGVERVLVVDFDVHHGNGTQDMFYSDPSVLFISTHQYPFYPGTGRAEETGAGQGKGATLNIPLPPGTGDKGFMRVYEQLVWPAARRFRPELIVVSAGFDAHWRDPLAQLRLSLTGYAHLTRELKLMADELCGGKIVFAMEGGYDLEALAHGWRNIAHVLLGESEISDPLGFRQGEEPNLQPLIDYLHGLHTL; translated from the coding sequence ATGACGACCGCGTACGTAACGCACCCGTTGTATATTGACCACGATTTTCCCGGCCATCCTGAACATGCGGGGCGAATCAAGGCGGTGTGGCGCGAACTGGAAAGCAGCGGAATCACGCCCAGGCTCCTGAAACTTACGCCAGACGAGATCAGCGATGCCCAAGTGCTGAGCGTTCATACAGAAGGCTACCTGAACATCCTGAATATGCTGCCGATTCAGGAGCGGACGATCATGCTCGACCCGGACACGTATGCGCTGCCGGAGACGGGCGAAATCGCGCGGCTTTCAGCAGGCGGCGTGGTGCTGGCGGTGGATGCAGTGATGACTGGACAGGCGCAGAACGCGATGGCATGTGTGCGACCGCCGGGACACCATGCGCTGGTGGAGCGCGGCATGGGGTTCTGCATCCTCGGTAATGTGCCGATTGCCGTGAAACACGCACAGAAGAAATATGGCGTGGAGCGCGTGCTGGTGGTGGACTTCGATGTCCATCATGGCAACGGCACGCAGGACATGTTTTACAGCGACCCCTCGGTACTGTTCATCTCGACCCACCAGTACCCGTTCTACCCGGGGACGGGGCGCGCCGAGGAGACAGGCGCGGGACAGGGAAAGGGCGCGACGCTGAATATCCCACTCCCACCAGGCACCGGCGACAAAGGGTTCATGCGGGTGTACGAACAACTGGTCTGGCCGGCGGCGCGCAGATTCAGGCCGGAGTTGATTGTGGTGTCGGCGGGATTCGATGCACACTGGCGCGACCCGCTGGCCCAGCTTCGCCTGAGCCTGACCGGATACGCACATTTGACCCGCGAGCTGAAGTTGATGGCAGACGAACTGTGCGGCGGGAAGATCGTGTTTGCGATGGAGGGTGGCTACGACCTCGAAGCGCTGGCACACGGGTGGCGGAACATCGCACATGTGCTGCTGGGCGAGAGCGAGATCAGCGATCCGCTTGGTTTCCGGCAAGGCGAAGAGCCGAATCTACAGCCGCTGATCGACTATCTGCATGGGCTGCACACGCTATAA
- the map gene encoding type I methionyl aminopeptidase — translation MKLYRPLPEVTITLKNEEELALMREAGRIVALAHAAMRDALRPGISTLELDRLADTVIRDHGAVPAFIGQQKPNSPRYLHATTASINHEVIHGIPRADRILADGDIVSLDTGTIYNGFVGDGAWTYAVGEIKPTVQRLLEVTRAALYLGIEKARPGNYIKDIALAIETHVTTAGYGIVRDYTGHGVGAKMWEEPSVPNFWPKGTKGGRGGRRTYFDNVRLVPGMTFAIEPMICTGLGDTRELEDGWTVITTDKSLCAHFEHTIAVTESDAQIMTLP, via the coding sequence ATGAAACTCTACCGCCCGCTTCCCGAGGTCACAATCACGCTCAAGAACGAGGAAGAGCTTGCGTTGATGCGTGAAGCGGGCAGGATTGTCGCCCTGGCGCACGCGGCCATGCGTGACGCGCTGCGCCCTGGTATCTCGACCTTGGAACTGGACAGGCTTGCTGACACCGTCATTCGCGACCACGGTGCGGTGCCGGCCTTTATCGGTCAGCAGAAGCCGAATTCGCCGCGCTATCTTCACGCGACAACCGCTTCGATCAATCACGAAGTGATCCACGGCATTCCACGCGCCGATCGCATCCTCGCCGACGGCGATATCGTCAGCCTCGACACCGGCACGATCTACAACGGTTTTGTCGGTGATGGCGCGTGGACCTATGCAGTTGGTGAAATCAAGCCCACCGTCCAGCGCCTGCTTGAAGTGACGCGGGCCGCCCTGTATCTCGGCATCGAGAAGGCGCGGCCAGGCAACTACATAAAAGACATCGCGCTCGCCATCGAGACCCATGTCACCACAGCCGGCTATGGCATTGTCCGCGACTATACCGGTCATGGCGTCGGCGCGAAAATGTGGGAAGAGCCGTCCGTCCCGAATTTCTGGCCGAAAGGCACTAAAGGAGGGCGGGGGGGGCGGCGCACCTATTTCGACAATGTGCGTCTCGTCCCCGGCATGACCTTCGCCATCGAGCCGATGATCTGCACCGGCCTCGGCGACACGCGCGAACTCGAAGACGGTTGGACAGTGATCACCACCGATAAATCGCTGTGTGCTCACTTTGAACACACGATTGCCGTTACCGAGTCGGATGCGCAGATCATGACTCTGCCCTAA
- the rplO gene encoding 50S ribosomal protein L15, with protein sequence MKLHELKPAKGSTRKKTRLGRGIAAGKGRYAGRGIKGAGARAGKGIPAYFEGGQLPLVRRLPFKRGFTNIFRIEYQEVHLSDLSEMFEAGTPVTPALLADKGLIRDALQPVVVLGNGEASKALTVHAHRFTKTAAERIVAAGGKVEKLALIVTGAKATVKKLRKAELAELAELAKKA encoded by the coding sequence ATGAAACTGCATGAACTGAAACCCGCAAAGGGTTCGACCCGTAAAAAGACCCGTCTCGGTCGTGGTATCGCCGCTGGTAAAGGGCGTTACGCCGGTCGCGGTATCAAGGGCGCTGGCGCCCGCGCTGGTAAAGGCATTCCGGCTTACTTCGAGGGCGGTCAGCTCCCGTTGGTCCGCCGTCTGCCGTTCAAGCGCGGTTTCACAAATATCTTCCGTATCGAGTATCAGGAAGTTCATCTCAGCGACCTGAGCGAGATGTTCGAGGCTGGTACCCCGGTGACCCCGGCGCTGCTGGCCGACAAGGGTCTCATTCGTGACGCCCTCCAGCCGGTCGTGGTGTTGGGTAACGGTGAAGCCTCCAAGGCCCTCACCGTTCATGCCCACCGCTTCACCAAGACTGCGGCGGAACGCATCGTTGCGGCGGGCGGCAAGGTCGAGAAACTCGCCTTGATCGTTACTGGAGCGAAGGCCACCGTCAAGAAGTTGCGTAAGGCCGAACTCGCTGAACTCGCTGAACTGGCGAAAAAGGCGTAA